The Dermacentor albipictus isolate Rhodes 1998 colony chromosome 2, USDA_Dalb.pri_finalv2, whole genome shotgun sequence genome has a segment encoding these proteins:
- the LOC135910684 gene encoding GPI transamidase component PIG-S-like, whose protein sequence is MSSPSAPSVSSLKHAENKGLAHVSASLSFILIFVFVGLPVWWKTTTVYRVNLPYDEIEALSTVTAVHRIRVEVVSCDASVPVRKGFIQRLEEASRRDAANIAEVSFAYEWTVREAHQNETTLFTKQLSDVDEVLHKTDLFKSRNQLYVVIAPEGSTDESVTVGLHQIVYVKVNNDVGILCNNIVSAVRQYAIRESTLKRLHTSHKATERAKLDKERMRPLSAATEFDVTFTLVVPEPQTLDVSWRIEDAVEVYLKPFLEKISLVAKVHVKSQVLFLTPLKLRRRFNQTRGAYIATADQLSLIINPIEGSTGFQASIRPVLNFVVYVVPQTHYPLYIYDDQGNQLQTNSFLSPKWGGVLFYNVAKFPGPGETLPQPVEIDMRSVFQVFLAQLRLLVGLPDKSYDRAVHYLESPMPSYLDVAFLLRRRTQDYLSTSSSSLSSLSELLSKISNIVVKDEIGELIYSSVSYAKQSFDLLNRGDLENAFRNAEAAFLASEKAFFDPSLLALLYFPDDQKYAIYIPLFLPISLPVVLSIRGLWCYYKNRKTPKTHKQD, encoded by the exons ATGTCTTCTCCCTCGGCGCCTTCAGTTAGCTCACTGAAACATGCTGAAAATAAAG GGCTGGCACATGTCAGCGCGAGTTTATCTTTCATCCTCATCTTTGTCTTCGTGGGCTTGCCCGTGTGGTGGAAAACGACAACAGTCTACCGGGTGAACCTGCCGTACGATGAAATTGAGGCACTGAGCACCGTGACG GCCGTACACCGTATAAGGGTGGAAGTGGTGTCATGTGACGCTAGTGTGCCAGTTCGCAAAGGATTTATTCAACGTCTCGAGGAGGCCAGCAGACGAGATGCAGCAAACATTGCTGAGGTTAGCTTTGCCTACGAATGGACCGTGCGAGAAGCCCATCAGAATGAAACGACACTTTTTACAAAACAGCTGTCCG ATGTTGATGAAGTTCTCCACAAGACAGACCTCTTCAAATCTCGGAACCAGCTGTATGTTGTTATAGCTCCAGAAGGAAGCACTGATGAGTCTGTGACTGTTGGACTACACCAGATTGTATATGTGAAGGTCAATAATG ATGTTGGCATCCTGTGCAACAACATTGTCAGTGCTGTGAGGCAGTATGCCATCAGAGAGAGCACACTGAAGAGATTGCACACTTCGCACAAGGCCACAGAGCGAGCAAAG CTTGACAAGGAACGCATGAGACCCTTGAGCGCAGCCACAGAGTTTGACGTGACATTCACGCTTGTTGTTCCCGAACCGCAAACCCTGGACGTCTCATGGCGAATAGAGGATGCAGTTGAAG TGTATTTGAAGCCGTTTCTGGAGAAGATCTCACTGGTTGCCAAGGTGCACGTCAAGAGCCAG GTGTTATTTCTCACTCCACTGAAATTAAGGCGGCGCTTCAACCAAACCCGCGGTGCATACATAGCAACGGCTGACCAACTTTCGTTGATCATAAACCCAATCGAAGGAAGCACTG GATTTCAAGCGTCAATTCGTCCCGTTCTCAACTTTGTTGTCTACGTGGTGCCGCAAACTCATTATCCGCTCTACATATATGACGACCAAG GCAACCAGCTGCAGACCAACTCATTTCTATCACCCAAGTGGGGTGGCGTCCTGTTCTACAATGTCGCCAAGTTTCCAGGTCCTGGTGAAACTTTGCCACAGCCCGTAGAGATTGACATGCGCTCTGTATTTCAAGTGTTCCTGGCCCAGCTCCGTCTTCTGGTTGGTCTGCCTGATAAGAGCTATGATCGTGCAGTGCACTACTTGGAGAGCCCAATGCCTTCATATTTG gaTGTTGCATTCCTCCTTAGGCGTAGGACTCAGGACTATTTGTCCACGTCTAGCTCTTCACTGAGCTCTCTCTCGGAATTGCTTAGCAAGATCTCCAATATCGTAGTCAAGGATGAAATCGGGGAACTT ATTTACTCGTCTGTATCATACGCAAAACAAAGCTTCGATCTTTTGAACAGAGGAGATTTGGAGAACGCTTTCCGAAATGCCGAGGCTGCATTTTTGGCCTCTG AGAAAGCCTTCTTCGATCCCTCATTGCTGGCGCTTCTATATTTTCCCGATGATCAAAA ATACGCCATCTACATTCCTCTATTCCTGCCCATCAGTCTGCCTGTCGTGCTGTCGATACGTGGCCTTTGGTGTTACTACAAGAACAGAAAAACGCCAAAAACACACAAGCAAGACTAA